In a genomic window of Vespula vulgaris chromosome 21, iyVesVulg1.1, whole genome shotgun sequence:
- the LOC127071267 gene encoding glycerol-3-phosphate acyltransferase 1, mitochondrial isoform X3: MYEEQHGFLSRWFRIVVIHNYAKSDSLVNTVNNQQPFGVNILMVDSGPGLFSKLFCHLSYVYNFKTYYYPRLTETVLNDERLKEAIKLAAWETASNDGSNEKQAMTKAKDRAKTILLQMESRISNTLLKITAWVLYKLLPCFIQSAVLLPSQIEILKKANDSGLPLIFLPLHRSHLDYVMISFILLMHNIRNPLIAAGDNLKIPIFGWLLRGLGAFFIKRRIDPSAGRKDVLYRAILHTYIMESLRAGHNIEFFVEGGRTRTGKPCMPKGGILSVIVDAYMDGTIEDALVIPISMNYERLVDGNFVREQLGQPKKMETFGSTIKAIWSTLMGNYGIVKIDFCQPFSLREMLKSFQAQQNKLSVKNPIEKKILKYTMSNSSLYGTDFVVEEHRQLVDNIARHVVYDCSKSTPIMSTNVVACLLLNKFRDGCTLDKLVESFDVIRREFEWKHVDMAFSGESIDIINHALDILGPGLVKQQRQEITEAVDGQLIKSNVIAIRPVSILPNVIELSYYSNSMLPHYIMESAIVTALYAELQSRKENPIISKNNIIFLQDVLVKRTLKLCDILRYEFIFCKPCQDLEDFIITTIEELSYTGIISLNEENYMEEEIWSRRYAQNFDDSSDEEYSNRNRIRNIQYKLNLDPENSTRMEFLHTLLRPLIDTYTLSAFTLRKLVGRSLSERDLLHEVLSEIKTNLDRGIVSYGESLCVDPIKNSFKLFEKWNILECLLQENIKIFYLKLDYDTDAAIKPFYQDIAAFKWTRNTE; the protein is encoded by the exons atgtATGAAGAACAACATGGATTTCTATCACGCTGGTTTCGCATCGTGGTAATTCATAATTATGCAAAAAGT GATTCTTTAGTCAATACGGTTAACAACCAACAGCCATTTGGTGTGAATATATTGATGGTAGATTCTGGTCCTGGATTATTTTCTAAACTTTTTTGTCATTTGTCTTATGTTTACAATTTTAAGACATATTATTATCCAAGATTAACAGAGACA GTATTGAACGATGAGAGATTAAAGGAAGCTATCAAATTAGCTGCTTGGGAAACAGCTAGTAATGATGGCTCTAATGAAAAGCAGGCCATGACGAAGGCTAAAGATAGAGCTAAAACAATACTTTTACAGATGGAAAGCAGAATTAGTAATACACTACTTAAGATTACTGCGTGGGttctttacaaattattacCTTGTTTCATACAATCAGCTGTTCTTCTACCATCacaaatagaaatattgaaaaaggcAAACGATTCTGGTTTacctttaatttttctacctCTACATCGTAGTCATTTGGATTATGTTATGATAagttttattcttcttatgcATAATATCAGAAATCCATTGATAGCAGCTggtgataatttaaaaattcctaTTTTTGG gTGGCTTCTTAGAGGTTTAGGTGCTTTCTTTATAAAACGCCGTATTGACCCATCTGCAGGTCGTAAAGATGTTCTTTATCGCGCTATtcttcatacatatattatggaAAGCCTTCGAGCTGGCcataatatagaattttttgtGGAAGGTGGTAGAACAAGAACTGGTAAACCATGCATGCCAAAAGGTGGCATCCTAAGTGTAATTGTAGATGCCTATATGGATGGTACAATTGAGGATGCTTTAGTAATACCAATTTCAATGAACTATGAACGTCTAGTCGATGGAAATTTTGTGAGAGAACAATTAGGACAACCCAAAAAAATGGAAACATTTGGATCAACGATAAAAGCTATATGGTCTACATTAATGGGAAATTATGGCATTGTCAAAATTGATTTTTGTCAACCATTTTCACTTAGA GAAATGTTGAAGTCATTTCAGGcacaacaaaataaattaagtgTAAAAAatccaatagaaaaaaagattctcaAGTACACAATGTCTAATTCATCTTTATATGGAACAGATTTCGTAGTAGAAGAACATCGTCAATTAGTTGATAACATTGCGCGTCATGTTGTATAtg attGCTCAAAATCTACTCCTATTATGTCAACAAATGTTGTTGCTTGTTTactgttaaataaattcagaGATGGATGTACATTAGACAAATTGGTGGAATCATTTGATGTAATCAGAAGAGAATTTGAATGGAAACACGTGGATATGGCATTTTCTGGCGAAAGCATTGACATTATAAATCACGCA TTGGATATCTTGGGCCCAGGATTAGTTAAGCAACAACGACAAGAAATAACAGAAGCTGTGGATGGACAGCTTATCAAATCAAATGTCATTGCAATTCGTCCTGTATCGATATTACCAAATGTAATCGAATTATCATATTACAGCAATTCTATGCTACCTCATTACATTATGGAGAGTGCTATAG taACAGCTTTGTATGCTGAATTGCagtctcgaaaagaaaatccaataatttctaaaaacaatataatattcctCCAAGATGTTTTGGTTAAGAGAACACTTAAACTTTGTGATATATTaagatatgaatttattttttgcaaaCCATGTCAAGACCTTGAGGACTTCATTATAACAACTATAGAAGAGCTTTCATATACaggaataatttctttaaacgag GAAAATTAtatggaagaagaaatatgGAGCAGAAGATATGCACAAAATTTTGATGATAGTTCAGATGAAGAATATTCTAACAGAAATCGTATAAGGAATATTCAATACAAG CTTAACTTAGATCCGGAAAACTCTACGCGTATGGAATTTTTACATACACTGTTACGCCCATTAattgatacatatacattgaGTGCGTTTACTTTGAGAAAATTAGTGGGAAGATCTTTATCTGAAAGGGATTTGCTTCATGAAGTtttaagtgaaataaaaacaaatttggaCCGTGGTATCGTTAGTTatg GTGAAAGTTTATGTGTTGATCCTATTAAGAATTCTTTTAAACTTTTTGAAAAGTGGAATATCTTAGAATGTCTTcttcaagaaaatattaaaatattttatttaaaattagacTATGATACAGATGCAGCTATAAAACCATTTTATCAAGATATAGCAGCGTTTAAATGGACCAGAAATACGGAGtga